One Denticeps clupeoides chromosome 3, fDenClu1.1, whole genome shotgun sequence DNA window includes the following coding sequences:
- the stambpa gene encoding STAM-binding protein-like A, whose amino-acid sequence MADHTMSPDDRVRVLTRMGSSVEVNEDVPPRRYFRSGMEMIRMASVYANEGNTEHAFILYNKYITLFIEKLPKHRDYKTANIPEKKDTMKNLREVAFPKAEELKKLLLKQYDKEYAEYLIRKRAEEEAQEQELARQRELKAEQQRLASLKQRQQEQEQFLAFEEMIRRQELEKERQRIVQEFSIPSAPTAPPRILFADVPGPPEAPIAPPLSPGSTPQNNAMSPVGPPTFDRSLKPGVPLRSADSFMLGGLRQLAVPAEVCHNFLKLADANTARAVETCGILCGKLTKNAFTVTHVIVPKQCGGPDYCDTENEEELFMIQDQYDLITLGWIHTHPTQTAFLSSVDLHTHCSYQMMLPESIAIVCSPKFNETGYFRLTDHGMTEISSCKEKGFHPHTKEPPLFSESRHVTITKTAVTVLDLR is encoded by the exons ATGGCAGACCACACCATGTCTCCAGATGATCGGGTCCGGGTGCTCACCAGGATGGGGAGCTCAGTGGAGGTGAATGAGGATGTGCCGCCTCGCCGTTACTTCCGGTCTGGCATGGAGATGATCCGGATGGCCAGTGTGTATGCCAATGAAGGGAACACAGAGCATGCCTTCATTCTCTACAATAAGTATATAAC ACTTTTCATTGAAAAACTTCCGAAGCATCGGGATTATAAAACAGCAAACATACCAGAGAAGAAGGACACTATGAAG AATCTAAGAGAAGTAGCTTTTCCCAAGGCTGAAGAACTGAAGAAACTACTATTAAAGCAGTATGACAAAGAATATGCAGAATATCTTATAAGAAAG AGAGCAGAAGAGGAGGCTCAGGAGCAGGAGCTGGCTAGGCAGAGGGAGCTGAAGGCTGAGCAGCAGCGGCTGGCTTCTCTCAAGCAGCGTCAGCAGGAACAGGAGCAGTTTTTGGCGTTTGAAGAGATGATTAGACgacaggagctggagaaggagcggCAGCGCATTGTTCAAGAGTTTAGCATTCCCTCTGCTCCGACTGCACCCCCTCGTATCCTGTTTGCTGATGTGCCAGGACCTCCAGAGGCGCCCATAGCTCCCCCGCTGAGCCCTGGTAGCACCCCCCAAAACAATGCAATGTCACCAGTTGGCCCTCCCACTTTTGATCGCTCGCTGAAACCCGGAGTGCCACTGAGATCGGCAGACA GTTTCATGCTAGGTGGCTTGCGGCAGCTTGCAGTGCCTGCTGAGGTGTGCCATAACTTTTTAAAGCTTGCAGATGCCAACACAGCCCGGGCAGTGGAGACCTGTGGTATACTCTGCGGCAAACTG ACCAAGAATGCATTCACGGTAACTCATGTGATCGTGCCCAAGCAGTGCGGTGGTCCTGACTACTGTGACACTGAGAATGAAGAGGAGCTGTTCATGATTCAGGATCAGTATGATCTCATTACGCTCGGGTGGATCCAT ACGCATCCTACACAAACAGCGTTTCTTTCCAGTGTGGACCTGCACACCCATTGTTCTTATCAAATGATGCTACCAGAGTCCATTGCCATTGTCTGTTCTCCTAAGTTCAATGA GACTGGATACTTCAGACTTACTGATCATGGGATGACTGAGATTTCTTCCTGTAAAGAAAAAGGTTTCCATCCACATACTAAAGAGCCTCCCCTTTTTTCT GAAAGCAGACATGTCACCATTACAAAGACAGCAGTGACTGTGCTGGACTTGCGATAA